The stretch of DNA CCGGCCACACCCACGGCGGGCAGCTGCGCGTGCCCGGAGTCGGCGCGCTCGTCGACAACTGCGACCTGCCGCTGCGCCAGGCACGGGGCCTGTCCCGCCACCGGGCGTCGTGGCTGCACGTCTCCGCGGGCCTCGGCGAGTCGCGGTACGCGCCGGTGCGCTTCGCCTGCCCGCCGGAGGCCACGATCCTCGATCTCCTCCCCGCCTTTGAGGGCGCACCCCCGGACGGGTAGGCTGGCGGTTCGCACCAGCGGGATGTAGCGCAGTTTGGCAGCGCGCCACGTTCGGGACGTGGAGGTCCCGGGTTCAAATCCCGGCATCCCGACCACCCAGCACCGTCGACCGTTCCCGGCCATCCGCCGGTGCGGGCTCGTCGCGCCCACTCCCCCGGGCGCAGTCGGGACGTCTGCCTGCAGACACCGGGACGGTGCGCAGCGGACCATGCTCGCGGTGGCCGCTTTCGCGTGCCGGGTCGCTGGCTAGACTGCGGCGCCCATGAACCTCGACGACTTCCAGGCGCAGATGCGCATCCTCTACGGCGACCGGGACCGCGAGCGGGGGCTGGCGCGGACCTTCGCCTGGTTCACCGAGGAGTGCGGTGAGCTGTCCCGGGCGTTGTTCCGCGGCCACGACGAAGATCGGCGGCGGGAGTTCGCCGACGTGCTCGCGTGGCTCGTGTCGCTTGCCGACCAGGCCGGCGTCGACCTCGCTGCGGCTGCCGAGCGCTACGCCGGCTGCTGCCCGCGCTGCGGGGCGAGCCCGTGCGGCTGCCGGCGGTAGGCGCGGTGCGTCTGCGACCCCTGGGCACGGCCGAGGCGGCCGACACCGCGCGCCGGGCGGCGGTGTCCTTCGGCCAGGACCTCGACGACGAGGCGGTCGAGCGGTGGCGGGTTCGCATCGACGCGGGCGAGGTGTGGGGGCTCACCGACAACGCCGACCGGGTGGTCGCACACGGGCGGTTCACGCTCGTCGACCACTGGTTCGGTGGCCGGCGGGTGCCCACCCAGCACGTCGCGAGCGTGGCGGTGCCGCCCGAGCACCGTGGCGGCGGGGCGGCGGCCGCGCTCATGACGGCCGCCATCGCGGAGGGCGCGCGCGCCGGCGCCGGCCTTTCGCTGCTGTTTCCCGCCACCGTCCGTCTCTACCGGCGGGTCGGCTACGAGCACGCCGGCGACTTCCCCCGCTACCGCCTCGACGCGCGCAACGCTCCCCCGTCCGGCCCGCGCCTGCGACCCGCCGGCGGCGAGGCGGACTGGGCGGCGATCCGCCGCTGCGGGGATCACGCCGTGAGCCGGCAGCACGGCCCCGCGGTCCGTCCCGCCGACCGCTGGGAGCAGCTGCGGGCGACCACGTACCACTACGTCCTCGACGGAGCCGACGGCGAGATCGACGCCTACGTCCTGTTCGACCACACGCACGAGGCGGGTGACTGGCGCTACACCCTGTCCGTCACGGACTGGGCGGCGACGACGGCCGAGGGCCTCGCCGGCGTAGTCGGCCTTCTCGGCCGCCACGGCACGACCGGCAAAGCGGCTACGTTCCGTGGCCCGGTTCCCGACCGCTGGTCCATGCTCGTCGCCGAGCAGGACGTCACGCAGGTCAGCTCCCTGTGGTGGATGGCGCGGGGACTCCACCTTGCGGCCGCCGTCGCCGCGCGCGGCTTCCCGCCCGGGTTGCGCGGCTCGGCGGCCGTGGTGGTCGACGACCCGCTGCTTCCGGCGGCGCGCGGCCCGTGGCGGCTGGAGGTCGCCGACGGCCGCGGCAGCCTCGCGCCGACCTCCTCCGCCGCCGTGCGCCTCGACGTCCGCGCTGTCGGGCCGCTGTTCACCGGCTACCGCACCCCCGTCGAGCTCGCCCTCGCGGGGCTCGTCGAAGGGCCGGACGACGCCCTCGCGTGGCTTGCGGGCGCCTTCGCGGGCCCCGTGCCGGTCCTCCAGGACTTCTTCTAGCGGGCGATCGACGCAGCGGCAGCGTCAGACGACGAGGCGGCGGCGGAAGAGGTTGACCGCTGGCGCGTAGAGCAGCGCGGAGAAGACGGCGAGCCACAGCGCGTGGCCGGCCACGGCACGAACCTCGCCGGTGAGCAGGAGCGCACGGACGATCTCCACGCCATGGTGCAGGGGGGTCAGCCACGCGATCGGCTGGGCGGCGGCGGGCAGGACCTCGACGGGAAAGAAGATGCCGCTGAACAGGAACAGCGGTGTGATGAACAGGGTGAAGAAGTAGCTGAAGAAGTCGATCCCGGGCATGAGCGTCGTGACGATCATGCCGATGAGCGCGAACGCCCCGCCGATGAGGACGACAGCCAGCGGCGCGAGCAGCGCCGCGGGGCTCCGCACGTAGCCGAGCGCGGCGATGACGAGGAGGAACGCGGTGCCGTAGATGAAGGAACGGGTCGTCGCCCACAGCAGCTCGCCGAGGGCGACGTCCTCCGGCTCGAGCGGGGTGGTGACGACCGCGTCGTAGAGGTGGTAGTAGCGCAGCTTCACGTAGACGTTGTAGGTGACCTCGAACACCGCGCCGTTCATCGCGGCCGCCGCGGCGAGGCCCGGGGCGATGTAGACGACGTAGTCGACGCCGAGGATCTGCTCGCCGATGAAAAGGCCCAGCCCGAGGCCGATGGACACGAGGTACAGCAGCGGTTCGAAGAAGTTCGGCAGGATGTTGCGGTGCCAGGAACGCCGGTACAGGGTCATGTTGCGCCGCCACAGGCGGGTCGCGGCGCGCAGTGAGGCGTTCGGCGGGCGGAGAAGGCCCACGATGCCGTCTTCGGCGCGCAGGCGGGCGGGCGTGATGCTCATTGCGTCCCCTCGATGAGGGAGTGGCCGGTGAGGCGCAGAAAGACGTCCTCCAGGGACGCGTCACGTTCGACGAGCGTGGCGTGGGGCAGGCGGGCGTCGCGGAGCCGGGCGACGACGGCGGGGGCGTCGTCGGTGTAGACGACCACGCGGTCGCCGACCTCCTCGACGTCGTCGGCGAGGCCGTCGAGCAGCGCCCGCACGTCCGTCGCCGCGTCCTCGGCGCCCTGCAGCTCCACGACGCGTGGTGCGGTGTGCGCGTGCACGAGCACCGCCGGCGCACCCTCGGCGACCACCCGTCCGCGGTCCATGATGACGAGCCGGTCACAGAGCTGCGCCGCCTCCTCCATGTAGTGGGTCGTCAGCAGAAGGGTGACGCCACGGCGCTTCAGGCTTCGCAGCCGTTGCCAGACGTGGTGGCGTGCCTGGGGGTCGAGGCCGGTGGTCGGCTCGTCGAGAACGACGAGCTCGGGGTCGTTCATGAGCGCACGGGCGATGAGCAGGCGCCGCTGCATGCCGCCCGACAGCTCCTCGACTTTGGCGTCGTCCCGTTCGGCGAGTGCGACAAAGTCGAGCAGCTCGTCGGCACGGCGCGCGGCGGTCGCCCGGTCGACGTCGTGGTAGGCGGCGAAGGTGGTGAGGTTCTCGCGGACGGACAGGTCGACGTCGAGCGTGTCGCCCTGCGGAACGACGCCGAGGCGCCGCTTCAGCGCCCGGCGGTCACCCCGCACGTCACGGCCGAGCACCTCCAGGGTGCCCTCGGAGACCGGCGAGGTGCAGGTGATCATCCGCATGGCGGTGGTCTTGCCGGCGCCGTTCGGGCCGAGCACACCGAAGCAGCCGCCCGCCGGCACCTCCAGGTCGATGCCGTCCACGGCGACGAAGTCCCCGTAACGCTTGACGAGCCCACGGGCCCGGACGGCGGATGGCGCTGCTGGCATCCGCGCAGGGTAGCCCGCGCCGATGCTTCAGAGGGATCCGTGGATGAACGGGTCGGTCGTGGGCTGGTCGGGCGGCTCGGCATGCTCGAGGGTCACCGCGATCGCGGTGGCCGGCCCGAGCCGCTCACCGACCGCGTGGGTGGCCCGGCCACGCTCGTCGGGCTGCAGCACTCCGACGAGGGCGGGGGCCTCGGCGTCGATGACCCACAGGGCGTAGGCGTGACCGTCGGGGGCGGCCTGCAGGCCCTCGGTGACGAGGAGTCCCTCGCCGCGCTCCGCCGACCAGACGAACCGCGCGGTCGTGCCGGCCGGGGCGGTCAGATCGACGATCTGGGCGTCCGGGGCGGCGACGAGCTCGGCGAGCTGGTCCTCTCCCCCCGGCGGGCTCGCCTGGGTGACGACGACCACGAGCCCGGCCACGCCGAGCGCGATGACCGCGGCCACCGCCGGCAGGAGGCGGCGCAGCGATCCTCGCCAGCCGTCGCCCGACCCGGGGGTCACGGCGGGCGGCTGCTCGCGCTGAGTCGCGTCCGGCGGGCGTTCCTGCTCGGTCGCGGCGACGGCGGCCAGCACCCGCGCGCGCATCCCCGGCGGCGGTTCGTCGTCGGCTGCCATGCCGAGCAGCGCGGCGGTGGCCTGCAGCTCGTCGATCTCCGCGCGGCAGCCCGCGCAGTCGGCGAGATGGCGCTCGAAGAACCGCCGTTCGTCGTCGGGCAACGCGTCAACGGCGTAGGCGCCCGCCAGCTCGTGCATCTCCGTGTCCACTGGCGCCAGTGTGTGCCCCCGGGCGGCCCACGGCAACCGCCCTGTCGTCGCTCACCTGCCGGGACGCGGGCCTGCAGCGTCAGGGTCAAGATGCCAAAGTTGCACAGGCGACGGCCGTACAGTATCGGTCAGCACTCAATGGCAAAGGGTCGATCAGGAACACGCCGGAGCGTGTCGCACAAGAGGCGGAGGCCGGTGCAGGCGGTCGCTCTCCTACGGCTTCAATGCCCCGAGCTTGGCTTTGAGGGTTAGCAGTCGCCGCACCGAGTGGTCCAGCCGCGCTTCGGAGAGCCTTCCGGTCGCGACTGCTTCGATGATGCCGTGGATGGTTGCTCTCGCATCCGGAGGCATGAGGAGAACGTCGCAGCCGGCTTCGAGAGCTCGCAGCGCGACTTCCACGTCCCCGGCCACACCACGGACACCCTGCATCCATAACGAGTCGGTGAGGATGAGACCGGGGAACGCGAGCTGGCCTCTCAACAGACCCTCGACCACGTCGCGATCAATCGTGGCGGGGTCATCCCCGCCCAGCCCGGGTGCCAAGAGATGCCCCGTCATAATGGCGTCCACGTCCGCGGTTATCGCAGCAGCGAAGGGTGGCAGGTGCGTGAGTTTCCACTCTTCCTCGCTGATGTCGATCAAGGTCAGATCCGAGTGGCTGTCGACCGTCGCTGCTCCGTGACCGGGGAAATGTTTCGCCGTGGCAGCAACACCGGCGTCGTGATAGCCCCGGATCTGCGCGGTCACCATCGCCGCGACGAGCTCAGGAGAGTTGCCGAAGGAGCGATCACCTATGGCAGGGTTGTCGGCGACCGTGTTCACGTCGGCCACCGGAGCGAGATTGAGGTTGATCCCCACCTCCAGTAGCTCTTGACCCGTTGTCTTCGCGATGCTGCGTGCGAGATCGACGTCTCCTGTTGCGCCCAGCTCCCTACCACCGAGAACGACCGATGCAGGCGGTGGCAGCCTGCGAACAGGCCCTTGCTCTTGGTCGGTGGCAATCAGCAGGCCGGTGGCTGACGCGTCCTGTAGAGCCGTCGATAAGGCGCGGAGTTGGTTCAGGCTTTCGAGGTTTCGGGTGGGGATATCCGCGGCGGCAGCATCCTGCGGGTTCCGCTTGATGTAGATGACGCCACCCGGTTGAAGTCCCTCGATGACCTCGCGCGGAGACGCGACCCCGTAGAGCCGCTTGTTGCTGTCATCGAGCTCAGCCACTCCCCCGTCAGCGTGTCCCCCGTAGATGTGGACGAAGATGAGTTGGGCTGCCTTGTCTTCAAGGCTCATGCCCGTCAACACTTCCTCGACGGCCTGCGATGCCTGCGATGCCTCCGAGGCGTCGATGCCGGCGCTCGGGACGGGTGCCGGTGTCGCGGCTGTGGGTGGAGAGCCCTGGGCACTTTGCCCCCCTGAGCCCGCCGACGGGGGAGGAGCCGAACAGGCTGCCGTTATCAGGACAACCACGGCCAAGGAGCATGTCAGCCGCACGGTGTCCGCCCAGACGTTTCGTCGTGGAAGGTCTGCTGCGCAGCAATCAGTCCCAATGCATCGATGTCCTCTGCCATGGACGACGCCGCCGGCGTCAGACGAGGCCGCGCTCGACGAGGAGCTCGGCGATCTGCACGGTGTTCAGCGCCGCGCCCTTCAACAGGTTGTCCCCGGTCACCCAGAAGTTCAGGGCGTGAGGGTCAACGAGGTCCGAGCGCACCCGGCCGACGGCCACCTCGTCGCGGCCCGCCCACTCGAGGGGCGTGGGTACCGCGTCGAGGGCGAGCCCGGGGAAGCCGTCCATCGACGAGATCGCGTTCGCCGCGGTGACGCGCTCCTCGAACGTCGCCCGGATCTGGATCGCGTGGCCGACCATCACCGGCACGCGCACGCACGTCGGCGCCACCGCGAGGTCGGTGAGCCCGAGGATCTTGCGCGACTCGTTCTGCAGCTTCATCTCCTCGTCGCTGTAGCCGTTGCCGACATCGTTGCCGAGCCACGGCACGACGTTGAACGCGAGGGTCTTCGCGTGCACCGACGGCTCCACGAGCTTCGCGGCGGCCGCTCCGTCGGTGCGCAGCAGATCCCGGTGCTCGTAGAGCACCGGCACCTGCGCCTCGAGCTCGTCGATGCCCTTCTGGCCCGCCCCGCCGGCGGCCTGGAAGCTCGTCGCGACGAAGCCCGTGAGCCCGAAGGCGTCGTGGAGTGCCTTGAGCGGCAGCATCGCCGCCATGGTCGTGCAGTTGGGGTTGGCCACGATCCCACGACCGCCGTGGCTCAGCAGGTCGAGCGACTCGGGGTTGACCTCGCTCACGACGAGGGGCACCTCGGGGTCCATGCGCCAGGCCGAGGAGTTGTCGACGACGAGCGCCCCGGCACCCACCGCGCGCGGGGCCTCCGCCCGCGACGTCGACGCGCCGGCGCTGAACAGCGCGAGCTCGACACCGTCGAAGACGTCCGCGTCGGTGATCGCCCGCACGGTCACCTCGGTGTCGCGGAACGGGAGCCGCTTGCCCGCCGAGCGCTCCGTGGCGACGAAAACGACGTCGTCGCACGGGAAGGCCCGGGTCTCGAGCAGCCGCCGCAGGTCCTGGCCGACCGCGCCGGTGGCGCCGACGACCGCAACGGTCCGCCGGCGCGGGAGGCCTGTCAGCCGGCCCATCACCCAACACCCCCCGACCGCTGGGTCGCGCCGCTCGGCGCATCCCCGCCGAGGCCGAACCGCTCGTGCACCGCGCGCACCGCCTGCTCGACGTCGTCCGCGCGGCCGACGTCGAGCAGGCGGTGCGCGCGGACGACGACCGAGATGCGGATCGTCGACGTCGAGATCATCTCGATGTTCACCCCGGCCTCGGACAGTGCGGTGAACATCGCCGCGGCGACCCCCGGGTGGGTCTTCATCCCCGCGCCGACGAGGGAGACCTTCGCGACCCCGGGATCGAGGTCGATGCCGACCGCGCCGATCTCCTCCCGCAGCCCCTCGAGCAGCTGGAGCGCCCGGGGCCCGTCGTCGAGCGGCAGCGTGCAGGAGATGTCGGTGGTGCCCTCCTCCGAAACGTTCTGCACGATCATGTCGATGTTGATGCTGTTGCTCGCGAGCAGCGTGAAGATCCGTGCGGCGACGCCCGGCTTGTCGGGCACCCGCCGGATGACGAGCTTGCCCTCACCGGTGTCGTGGGCGACGCCGGAGATGATGGCCTGCTCCATGTGCTCCTCCTGTGGGACGACCCAGGTGCCCTCGGTGTAGGTGAACGAGCTGCGGACGTGGATGGCCACCCCGTGGTTGCGCGCGTACTCGACGCTGCGCACGTTGAGGACCTTCGCGCCGTTCGCCGCGAGCTCGAGCATCTCCTCGTGGCTCACCCGGTGGAGCTTGCGGGCGCTCGCGACGATCCGCGGGTCCGCGGTGTAGACGCCGTCGACGTCGGTGTAGATCTCGCAGACCCGGGCGCCGAGCGCCGCCGCGAGCGCCACCGCGGTCGTGTCGCTCGCGCCCCGCCCGAGCGTCGTCACGTCCTTCGAGTCGCGCGACACCCCCTGGAAGCCGGCGACGATGACGATGCGCCCGGCCGCGAGCGCCTCGGTGATCCGCCCGGGGGTGATGTCGATGATCCGCGCCTTGCCGTGCGTCGCGTCGGTGATGATCCCCGCCTGGCTGCCGGTGAGGCTCTGCGCGGACAACCCGTGCTCGTGGATGGCCATGGCGAGCAGCGCCATCGAGATGCGCTCGCCGGCCGTGAGGAGCATGTCGAGCTCGCGGCCGGGGGGGATCGGCGAGATCTCACGCGCCTGTGCGTGGAGGTGGTCGGTCGTCTTGCCCATCGCAGAGACCACCACGACGACGTCGTGCCCTGCGCGCTTGGCCTGCACGACCCGTTCGGCGACGCGGGTGATGCGATCCGTGTCGGCCACGGACGTTCCCCCGTACTTCTGGACGACGATCATGCGCGCGCGGGCCCTCGCGAGTAGACGGGAAGGGTTTTCCCGTCAAGACTACCGGTCGGTCCTGGTGGGCAGGATCGACGCGCGGACGAAAGGGCACACCATGCGGGCGCACATCGCTGCGCGCCTGGGGGCGGGAGCCGCCACGGCGCTGCTGTTGGCGGGATGCGGGGCGGGCCAGGACCCCACGACCGCACCACCACCGGCTGACGACGACACAACCGAACCGGCGCCGGTCGACACGGGCGCGAACGAGGTGAGCATCGTCGACCTGGCCTTCGAACCCGCGTCGCTCGACGTCGCCGTCGGCGACACGGTGGAGTGGGTCAACACCGGGGAGCTGCCCCACACCGTCACGTTCGCCGACGGTCCGGACTCGGGGACGATGGAGACCGACGACACGTTCAGCCACACGTTCGAAGAGGCGGGCGAGTTCGACTACCTGTGCTCCATCCACCCCCAGATGGAGGGGACGGTCACCGTCGCCGAGTGAGCCGGCGGCGCGGCTCAGACGTCGCGGCGGCCCGCGAAGGCCCGGCTCAAGGTGACCTCGTCGGCGTACTCGAGGTCGCCCCCGACGGGTAGGCCGCTCGCGATGCGGCTGACGCGCACCCCCATCTGCTTGAGCAGCCGGGCGAGGTAGCTCGCGGTCGCCTCGCCCTCGATGTTGGGGTTCGTGGCGAGCACGACCTCGGTGATGTCCTCCTCGCCGAGGCGTGCGACGAGCGCCTTGATGTGCAGCTGGTCCGGCCCGATCCCGTCGATCGGCGAGATCGCGCCGCCGAGGACGTGGTAGCGCCCACGGAACTCCGCGGTCTTCTCGATGGCGATGACGTCGCGGGGCTCCTCGACGACGCACACCACCGTCGGATCCCGGCGCGCGTCGCGACAGATGCGGCACTGCTCCGCCTCACTCACGTTGAAGCAGCGCGAGCAGAAGCGCACCTTGTCCTTCACGGCCACGATCGCCCGCGCGAGCCGGTCGGCGTCGGCACGGTCGACGGTGAGCAGGTGGAAGGCGAGACGCTGTGCGCTCTTCGGGCCCACACCCGGCAGCCGACCGAGCTCCTCGATCAGGTCCTGGATCGGGCCCTCGTACACGGTCGGCCTAGACGATGCCCGGCGGCAGGCCGAGCCCGGCTGTCAGCCCGCCGAGCTTCTCCTCCTCGAGCTGCTTGGCCGAGCGCAGCGCCTCGTTGACCGCTGCGGTGACCATGTCGGCGAGCATCTCCACGTCGTCCGGGTCGACGGCGGCGGGATCGATGACGATGGAGCGGACCTCGCCACCCCCGCCGGCGACGGTGACGCGGACCATGCCGCCCCCGGCGACACCCTCGACGTCGGTCCTCGCGAGCTCCTCCTGGGCCGCGGCGAGCTTGCGCTGCATGGCCTGGGCCTGCTTCATGATCTGGTTCATGTTGCCGTTGGCCATGGTGGGCCTCTCTTTCCTCGCCTGCGCGCCAGTCTAGTGGGACCTAGTCCTCCACGACCGTCGCACCGAGTCCCGACCGCAGGGCGCGGATGGCGGCGGCGCGCAGCTCTTCCTCGTCGGGCAGCTCGCCCGCCGCCTCCGCCGCCTCGGTCTCCGCGACGGCCGCCGCCTCCTCGTCGAACGCCGCGGTGTCCGTGTCGCCGGCGTCCGGGAGCGGGTCGGTCGCGGCGGCGAGGCGGCACCGCACCCGCAGCGGCACCCCGACCACCTGGGCGAACACGGCGGCGAGGTGCTCCTGCGCCTGCTCGTCCCCGCACTGCTCGGCGTGGAAGCCGTACTTCGCGCCGAACTCGAGGGTGAGCTCGGTGCCCCGCAGGGCGACGGGGTGACCCTCGGTCAGAAACGCGTGCAGGATGCGCTTGCGAGCCTTCGTCGCGTCGAGGACCGCCGGCCAGCTGCGTCGCAGCAGCTCGAGGTCGACGGAGTTCGCCTGGGCGGCGGCCTCCGGCTCCTGCTCCCCCGCTTCCTCGGGCTGCCCGGCTTCCTCGGGCTGCCCGGCACCTCCTGCCCCGCCTCCGGGGCGCTCACCCGCCCGCCCTCCAAGCCCCTCCGGCGGAGCAGGGGGCGGCTCCTCGGCGGGACGCGGGCTCGCGCCCTCGGTGATGCCGGTGCGGCGCTCGAGGCGGTCCATGCGGGCCGCGAGTGCGGCGGGGTCACCGCAGGCCTCGGGCAGGGCCGCCTTGACGAGGGCGATCTCCAGAGGCAGGCGCACCGACCCGCGTCGCATCTGCGCCTGCGCCTCCGCGAGCAGCTCGGTGGCGCGGAGCAGCTCGATGCGTCCGAGGCGCCCCGACTGCGCGCGCAGGCGCGCGAGGCGCTCCGGGGCCGCCTCGACGAGGTCGGCGTCGGGCGCGGACTGCAGCAGGAACAGCGCCCGGAGGTGCTCGACGGTCTCGCGGGCGAACTGGCGCAGGTCGTGGCCGCCGTCGGCCAGGCGCCCCACGAGCACGCACAGACCGGCGACGTCGCCGGCGGCGACGAGGTCGACGGCCTCGACGAGCAGCTCGTCGGGCACCGCGCCGAGCACGTCGGCGACGCCCCGCAGGGTGACCCGCGGCCCCGTGAAGGCGATCACCTGGTCGAGCACGCTGAGCGTGTCGCGGACGCTGCCGTCCCCGGCGCGCACGACGAGCTCGACGGCGCCCGGCTCGAAGACGAGGCCCTCCGCGTCGCCGAGCGCGCGGACGTGGTCGGCTAGGGCGCCGGCGCCGACGCGCTTGAAGTCGAAGCGCTGGGTGCGCGACAGGATCGTGTCGAGCACCTTGTGCGGCTCGGTCGTCGCGAACACGAACACGACGTGGCCGGGCGGCTCCTCCACGGTCTTCAGGAAGGCGTTCCACCCCGCCGTGGACAGCATGTGGCACTCGTCGACGATGTAGACCTTCATCCGCGCGGAGGCCGGGGCGAACGCTACCCGTTCGCGCAGGTCGCGGACGTCGTCGACCCCGCCGTGGCTGGCCGCGTCGATCTCGATGACGTCGACCGACGACCCGGCGGTGACGGCGACGCAGTGCGTGCACGTGTTGCACGGCTCGGGTGTCGGGCCGGTCACGCAGTTGAGTGACTTGGCGAGGATGCGCGCCGTGGACGTCTTGCCCGTCCCCCGCGGGCCGGTGAACAGGTAGGCGTGCGAGATGCGGTCCTCGGCGACCGCCTGGGCCAGGGTGGTGGTGACGTGCGCCTGGCCTACGACCTCGGCGAAGGTCTGCGGCCGGTACTTCCGGTACAGGGAGACGTACGCCACGTGGAGTCCTCCACGCCGGAGCGGGCGGGGTGGGGAAGGCGCCGCGGCCACCACCGGACGGGCGATGCAGCGCGGCTGGTCCGCGGCGCCCGCCACGAGCCGCTTATGGCTGCTGCCTTCCGGCCCTGACCAGGTTCACGGTGTGACGTCGCGCGGGACCGCGCCTCTCACCCGCCCGGTGCTGACCGCGCCGGACGGGGCGAGTGTAGCAACCCGCCGGGTGCGCAGCGGGCGGTGCCCCGGGTCCGCCCGCTCGTCAGGCCGCGAGCGCGAGCGCGCCGAGGACGGCGCGTCCCGACCCCTCGCGGAGCACGTGCAGGGCCTCCTCGAACGTCGCGACACCGACGACCTGCAGGGGGCTGCCGGCCGGCAAGGCTGCACTGGCCTCCTCGACCTGAACGGCCGGGGCGAGGAAGACGTCGGCGCCCTCGGCGGCGGCCGCGACGACCTTGAGGCCGATCCCGCCGATGGGGGTGACGGTGCCGTCGGCGGTCACCCCGCCTGTGCCCGCGATCCGCCGGCCCGCCGCGAGGTCCTCGGGCGACGCCTTGTCGAACACCGTGAGGGCGATGAGCAGGCCGGCGCTCGGCCCGCCGATCGGCCCCGAGTCGACGTGGACGGGCACGGGCAGCTCTGCGCGGGGCAGTAGGTCCTCGGCCCGCACGCCGAGGCCGGGGCGGTCCATGCCGGGCACCGGGCCGGGAGCCACCTCGACCCGGCGCTCCTCGCCGTTGCGCACGACCACGATCTCGAGCGTCGCGTCGGCGGAGTGGCGGACCGCCGCGACGAGCTCGCCGGCGCTGCGCACGGGTGCGTCCCCGACCGCGGTCACGATGTCGCCGGTCTCCAGCGCGCCCTCGGCCGGCGCGCCCGGCAGCACGCCGGCGACGAGCGCCCCGAGCGGCTCGGCGAGCTCGACGGGGTAGCCGGCCGCCCGCAGCCCGAGCGCGGCGGCGATGTCGGCGGTTGACGCGAACACCTCCCGCTGGCGGCCGAAGAAGGTGGCGTCGTCCACGCCGCCCGTCAACCGCGTGGCAGGGACGAGCTCGGTGTCGGGGGTGAGCATCCCGTGGACGAGGAAGACGAGGCTGGCCCTCCGCAGGGCCACGACGGTGAGCAGGTAGTCGCCGTCGATCTCGCCGGGGCCCTCGGCCTGGTCACCGGCTGCCACGTCGACGTGGTCGGAGAGGCTGACGAGGCTGCCCGGCCGCTCGACGAACACGGGCAGGGGGACGACCACGGCCGCGGTCAGCAGGACCAGGATCGAGAGCGGCAGGAAGAGCGCCTGCGGGCGGACCCGCATCAGCGCATCAGGTCCGACACCAGGCTCGGGGTGAGCAGGCCGATCGGGCGGCCCGCCTCGACGACGAGCAGCATGTTGCCGGGTGCCTGGACGATGCGCTCCAGGGCGACGTCCATCCCCGCGTCCGCGTCGACTGTGACGGCGTCGGCCCGGTGGGCGACGTCGCCGAGCAGGGTCGTCGCCCAGTGCTTCCGGGGCACGTCGTCGAGGCGCCCGAGCGTCACCCCACCGGTCACCGGCAGGCCCACCGGCCAGAGCAGGGACGGCCGCTGCTCGAGCTCGACGACGGCGTCGGACAACCGCAGCCGCGGGTCGAGGGCCGGCGGCGCCGTGCCCATGACCTCGCGCACCGAGCGGTCGGCGAGCCGCTCACGCACCCGCGCACGCGTGTGCGACTGGGCGGCGCCCCGGTAGAGGAACGCCGCGATGAGGATCTCCCAGATGCCACCGAAGGTCCCGCCGGACCGCACGAAGACCGAGACGCCGTAGGCACCGAGCAGGAGCGCGAAGCCCTGGCCGATGCGCGCCGCCATGCGCGTGGACCGGTGCGGCCGGCCCGTGACCGCCCAGATGACCGACCGCAGGAGCCGGCCGCCGTCGAGCGGGTAGCCGGGCACGAGGTTGAAGACGGCGAGCAGCACGTTGATCCAGGCGAGGTAGCC from Egibacteraceae bacterium encodes:
- a CDS encoding PDZ domain-containing protein, with product MRVRPQALFLPLSILVLLTAAVVVPLPVFVERPGSLVSLSDHVDVAAGDQAEGPGEIDGDYLLTVVALRRASLVFLVHGMLTPDTELVPATRLTGGVDDATFFGRQREVFASTADIAAALGLRAAGYPVELAEPLGALVAGVLPGAPAEGALETGDIVTAVGDAPVRSAGELVAAVRHSADATLEIVVVRNGEERRVEVAPGPVPGMDRPGLGVRAEDLLPRAELPVPVHVDSGPIGGPSAGLLIALTVFDKASPEDLAAGRRIAGTGGVTADGTVTPIGGIGLKVVAAAAEGADVFLAPAVQVEEASAALPAGSPLQVVGVATFEEALHVLREGSGRAVLGALALAA
- a CDS encoding YbaB/EbfC family nucleoid-associated protein — encoded protein: MANGNMNQIMKQAQAMQRKLAAAQEELARTDVEGVAGGGMVRVTVAGGGGEVRSIVIDPAAVDPDDVEMLADMVTAAVNEALRSAKQLEEEKLGGLTAGLGLPPGIV
- a CDS encoding aspartate kinase, whose protein sequence is MIVVQKYGGTSVADTDRITRVAERVVQAKRAGHDVVVVVSAMGKTTDHLHAQAREISPIPPGRELDMLLTAGERISMALLAMAIHEHGLSAQSLTGSQAGIITDATHGKARIIDITPGRITEALAAGRIVIVAGFQGVSRDSKDVTTLGRGASDTTAVALAAALGARVCEIYTDVDGVYTADPRIVASARKLHRVSHEEMLELAANGAKVLNVRSVEYARNHGVAIHVRSSFTYTEGTWVVPQEEHMEQAIISGVAHDTGEGKLVIRRVPDKPGVAARIFTLLASNSINIDMIVQNVSEEGTTDISCTLPLDDGPRALQLLEGLREEIGAVGIDLDPGVAKVSLVGAGMKTHPGVAAAMFTALSEAGVNIEMISTSTIRISVVVRAHRLLDVGRADDVEQAVRAVHERFGLGGDAPSGATQRSGGVG
- the recR gene encoding recombination mediator RecR; the encoded protein is MYEGPIQDLIEELGRLPGVGPKSAQRLAFHLLTVDRADADRLARAIVAVKDKVRFCSRCFNVSEAEQCRICRDARRDPTVVCVVEEPRDVIAIEKTAEFRGRYHVLGGAISPIDGIGPDQLHIKALVARLGEEDITEVVLATNPNIEGEATASYLARLLKQMGVRVSRIASGLPVGGDLEYADEVTLSRAFAGRRDV
- a CDS encoding cupredoxin family copper-binding protein; the encoded protein is MRAHIAARLGAGAATALLLAGCGAGQDPTTAPPPADDDTTEPAPVDTGANEVSIVDLAFEPASLDVAVGDTVEWVNTGELPHTVTFADGPDSGTMETDDTFSHTFEEAGEFDYLCSIHPQMEGTVTVAE
- the dnaX gene encoding DNA polymerase III subunit gamma/tau, with translation MAYVSLYRKYRPQTFAEVVGQAHVTTTLAQAVAEDRISHAYLFTGPRGTGKTSTARILAKSLNCVTGPTPEPCNTCTHCVAVTAGSSVDVIEIDAASHGGVDDVRDLRERVAFAPASARMKVYIVDECHMLSTAGWNAFLKTVEEPPGHVVFVFATTEPHKVLDTILSRTQRFDFKRVGAGALADHVRALGDAEGLVFEPGAVELVVRAGDGSVRDTLSVLDQVIAFTGPRVTLRGVADVLGAVPDELLVEAVDLVAAGDVAGLCVLVGRLADGGHDLRQFARETVEHLRALFLLQSAPDADLVEAAPERLARLRAQSGRLGRIELLRATELLAEAQAQMRRGSVRLPLEIALVKAALPEACGDPAALAARMDRLERRTGITEGASPRPAEEPPPAPPEGLGGRAGERPGGGAGGAGQPEEAGQPEEAGEQEPEAAAQANSVDLELLRRSWPAVLDATKARKRILHAFLTEGHPVALRGTELTLEFGAKYGFHAEQCGDEQAQEHLAAVFAQVVGVPLRVRCRLAAATDPLPDAGDTDTAAFDEEAAAVAETEAAEAAGELPDEEELRAAAIRALRSGLGATVVED